AGGTGCACATATTAGATATCATGAGCCTTGCAACTCTAGTGTTCCTTTTCATAGAATTTGGtatatacaaatacaagaaTGTGTCTTTTCAGGCTTTTCAGGTTATTGCATAAtgaccttctcaaaaaaaaaaaaggttattgcATAATGAGGCTGGTCAATATAAAATAGGATGGAACTGGTGATGTTTTGGCTGTCAATCCACTTCTTGTAACACAATCGAACCTTTTAGCTGTGTCTGTTTTTCTGCACTGGTCACTGGTATGTTGCCTGTTCTCTACTTTGAGGTTTGTAGCTTTTGCTGATTCTACTTCCAGTAtgctttattttaatatataaattcatttggTTTTGCGATaatatagtattttattttcaatattgaTGCGGGTGGGCCTGTGTTTACTCGTATAAGCATTTAtctttcataactttttttttcttcttcccagATGTGCTTTTAATAAAACCATCCATGACCTGGGTATTGATGTCTCATGTAATGGGTTGAGAGATTCCTCCAAATGTAAACTTTCCCTTTTGTAAGGTTTCATTTCCAACTTGTGAGATTTAGATGGAAAATACATTAGAACtgcagagtttttttttttttttttaatttttttaatttttttttattgaaacccccccaaaaagaaagaagaaaaaaaccgATATGtaaactcagagagagagacagagagaattGCTTTCTTGCTTGGTGATAAAATGAACCCATCCTGAAAGTGTTCTAAATGATGGGTAATTATTAAATACTCTCGGAGTACTATAAATGTGTACTTCTCCCTCTCACATAACTATGGgtcttactaattaaatttatagtaggactcacaattcatgtgagaggggagaatatgcatttatgatattttcggaatattcaataatttttcttaaagaatacCCATTTGCTCatacttttctcttttcctttaatAGGTAGAGAGTCATTGCACTTTGTGCAGCCATTGATTGGATCCTGAATTAAAATTGCACACTTTATGCGCTTCTATCTAGTCTATAGAACTATCAACTATGTCTATTATCAGATGTTCTAATTTAATCAAagttcaaaatatgaaaaaaaaaaaaaaaaaaaaaaattcaacacatGACGTATTATAGTTGGTGGAAGTGGAACATAAAATGGAATACTATATGTGAGTGAGACAAAGGAATTTATTCTTCATTATGCGCCCTATTTTAACTTGAAAGATACAATTATTGATTTGCTTTGACAATTagtattaattaaaagaaaatattgcgTAAAAGAAGTCAAAATGCAAGTACTTAAATTTAAACTAGTAAATCATGGAGTTTACAACTTACGAACAATGAATCAAATATGTTGACACAGaataaacaattaataaaatcttaaactgtgaaaatttgagatgaacaatatatatatatatatatatatatatatgcaaaacaATTAAATCTCTCAAATTCTATGTCACCATCTGAAGTCTTCAATTCTTCATCCAGAGTTTGCAAGCGGGCATTTAATCCAAACGTAGTTGCCATGTTCCTTTCCATGGGGTGAAAGATTGGTCGAGTAATCACTGTAAAATGATTGGCACCTCTTGGTTTTAAGATTGTAGAATACACATCTGTTGCCTTGGACATTCGGTAGGTAAATCTTATTGCCAACTCCTTCCGCCACAGCCGGCTCTGAAATGGAACCCACAACACCTACATAGAAAATTTGGCTTCTCAGGTTTTCTACTGCATGCCATTTCAATTGAGACTTGTTCGGGTTCAAtgagaaaacaagaaaacatgGATTAAAatcctcaaactcaaacactGAATACAACTGCCCATTGCTTTCCACCAAGTAACACTGTATGATTGAATCAACCAACTCTTCTGAAAATCCTCTAGGAACAATTTGAATCCAACGAAACGAGTTTTGGCCTTCAGGATTTCTCAAGTATTCATTAAGATCAAATACTCCCAACTCACCACTCATGCACAAACAGTAGCACCGCCCTTTATATAATACAGGACTGTTATCAGATAAAAAAATGTCTTTTGGAAGAGACCGTTTGAAATCGAAAATGTTCCAACTCTCTTCACCACGTCTAATAATACCAAATCCCCAACTTTCGATTCCAACTACAAAACAATCTTTTGAAGTTGGTGGTAAGGAAAAGCTCATTATTTCAAATGCATAAAAATGAGATGGAAGTTCTATTTTAACCATAGTGAAgggattgaagaaaaagaaacggcAATATCCAAATCTTTCATATAAAGCTAAAAGCAACCAACCCATCTTTGAGCAGAGGAGACGTACACTTAACACTGGGGAAAAATCTTGGTAAGTGTCCAAAGTCATCAAATTACATGGAGATTCAGAATGTGGGATATCCAATAAGGTCCGAAGCCGAAAGACTAGAGCATTTGAATGCCACGATTGAGCACTTGAACGCCATGATTTGCATACAGCACAAAAgatactaaagtatatatttgaGAGATGTTTTGACACTTGATAGAGAAGTTCTGGTGGAAGTTCTAACCATGAACTAAGTAACTTATCTTTCTTTTCAGATTTCGACTCTTGATCATCTTGGATATTAAGAGCATCCACAAGAAAATTTACATCAAAAGATGTAGATTCCAGAGCATTTACATCTGAAGAAGCAAATTCTGACTCTTGAATGTCCAGGACATTTAGCGACTTATTAAGAGCATCCACATGAGCATTTAAATCAGAAGATGCAGATTTCGGCTCTTGAACATCTTGGACATTTAGTGGCTCTTTAAGATCATCCACAAGAGCATCTTCCTCAAAAGATTGATCATTCATTGCCATAATTAGCTCCTGCAAAAAATCGACCAACACATGTATACAATTATGACATCCAAGATACAAATTCCCCTTCCCttttgtaactatcaaattttcaaaaaaaaaagaaataccgGTAATCAATAGGTTCTACAAGAACAAGAGCAAGAGCATCACATTCACAATTCAAAGACCAAGTATAGTAGTAATCAATGTTTTAAACATAAAACGACAGCAAAAATATTACTAAAGGAATAACCTCATTCCTGAAAAACGGAAAAAGTAACCAACAAACAAAcgttgaaaacttgaaatccAAATGAATTTATAGTGACAACACACACATTCAACTAAacaaaacatttatatataattttttttttttaactaaacctttatattttttaaaaaggaataaTCTTACTATTACTAAACGTGTTAATGAATGCAAAAGGCTTAAAGATTATGATCGATACTCAATAAAAACAGATATACCATCTGACGGACAAGcaattgtttgaaaataaagtcAGACAACTGAACAGTATTTTCAACATACTTCAAAAATTTGTCACTGTCACCTTCTTTCATGTTAGTATTGAGATTATGTGATATCAATCACTTAAAAGTAGgtcaattataaatatatatatatatatatatatatattttacaattgtatatatatagcaaaaaGGTCACATGAaagcaaataaagaaaaaagaccacaaagaaaacaaaaacagcaATTAAAGCCTGAAATATGAAGTAGAAGTATTAAgtactgtttttgttttctttgtggTATTTTTATAGTCCCCAAAAATATCacatattttgtattatttattcctatgacctacacacaaaagaaaaagaaaaaggtcaaccttttttttttttgagagataattacaatatctTGAACGGCCAACCTTAACTCCATATTTCAAAGTTTTTTGGTCAAAAGCCTTGTAAttatctctccaaaaaaaaaaaaaaaaaatcatttataaacCACAGTTTATAATATGGAGATAAAAGCTGCACAAAAAAAACTTCGAAATATGGAGTTAAGGTTggcccctttttctttttttttagtcaaaggCCAACCTTTATCTCCATATTATAAACTTTGTGGTTTataagtggttttttttttttttttttttgctgaatgatTTATAAGTGATATTTATGAGATTAGAATCCATAGATGAAATTCTAGcaaagaacaaattaaataaccAAGGCAAGAAAACTACTTTTAATTATGACATATTACATACCTGGCTTTTGCAAAATTTTGGCTGCGTTTCAAGCAGATCAACTCTTGAATCAATTTCCTCCATTGAACTTAGAGATCAGAGGGTGCAATGGGGCGAagcaatatatattatatataaagagagCGCCCCTTAAACAAGTTGCAGCGCTTGTGggactttttatatatagagaaatCTACTCCTACTAGTCCTAGGATTTGGATGTGGACATAGTCGGTCGAATTTTAATTATAgacacaatttatttatttatttatttttagagagttatgatagctctttatcatcaaactaagataccaatcgatttttggtgaAAACGAGAATTAAacttcagatctcttattcaattatcatagattttaccaattaagttaattaaaacCTACAATTTATTtctgttaaaataaaattgcttcTGGTTTACTTTAGCAATTTCTTtatcctctctattttttatttaattaattatattcttatttttaaagagaaaatttgTATAAAAGACTTCCCAGTCACACCCACTTTCAAACATGTTTAATTGTCAATTTGTTATAAGATTACATGGAACCGCTATATAGTACTTCGTGAAAAGTTGAATTATTATACACCCACCAATCACAAGTTATTGTTTTCATATTCTTGCTTGCTTCTGGTTTGAAGACATTCAAAGATGAGAAGACGAAGTAAGCACACCAACATCCACATTAGTCAATATAAATAACTAATATTGTATATTTATTCCCTCTTATATATAATCTTATATCATAGTAGCTCATTAAATCAAAATACATTAAACatatgtttttctaaaaaataaacaagtttatataaataaataatatatttaactttcccctagtaaataaataaacaagttgTAGATATATGCAAATCTAGGAAAATATAGGTTAAAAAACTTATAGCTTAATTGGTTGGCACCTCTTGATATTTTCAACGAAGACATCTAGTGTTTAAATATCTCATCCtccattgtaactattgaattatactCTTATATATAACTCATCCAAAAcaagcaaatataaaaaattaatagagatgaaaaaagcAAATAGAAATATGCATTTGTAGAGATAGAGAACAATGAAAATACTTGAAGAAGTTGTATCTGAAGATAGATACATATACAGATACACGATACAATAAATACAAATAGATGATGCTAATATCCAATCAAGAAAGAGGAAcataaaaaaagtttatgatacAATAAATACAAATAGGTGATGCTAATATccaatcaagaaaaaagaacataaaaaaagttttgtcaTCTCgtaaacaaaggaaaattttccatttagtgtttcgtgtgtgtgtatacatatatatcttattttatgttataaatGTCATTTTCTCTTAAAGTGTATTGTACATGTTAAGCTTGTAACACCATTTGTTTCAATGGAACCCCATAtgtgaatatattttttcacattttcttatgattaatattataatttaaaaaaaaaaaaaaaagtcaaaggaaaactatctcCTAACTTCTCTTATTTAATTTGACATAAGATAAGATTGTTTTTCGCTAACTAGAAGACAACTCTATATCACACTAAGAATTTGGGGCTGGCACCACCGCATACCCTTGAtgcaatggtcactccacaagtataaatacttgtggggTGGGGCAAGGGCCGAGATTCAAGTCTTCAGAAGGGAGTTTcaaatacatatacacttagattaggttagaataaaatttctatcttatataaaataaataaataaataaaaagaatttggGGTTGGTTCAATGAATTTGGGGACCTTAGGCGAAAACTTTAGACGGggcttttttaattatttaaatattaattaaacaatatttatttaacttttgattttttttatttacaatatatttttcattctctttaagataaaaaattactaattaatttttacattcaaGTTTCATTAgcatttcctttttaattgataatatcaCTTAATCTTTTAGTAAacatcaataattaaaataaaacatgatcTATAAtaggaaaattataaattactagTTGAATGCCTGTGCGTTGCACGGTTTTGGTCAATAACTTATTaaatacaatatataataatgcatttgagaaataataaattaaatgaaatatttttattcataattctCTTCAACAGTACCAATTGTCTAATAAaactaaacaataaaaattaatatcaacatttaacaaaataatatgtccatgtaaattaatatttaagcATTAAATCAGTatcaacataaaatttacaaattataagCTATCCAAATGTataagcattaaaaaaataaaaataaaaatttcattttctatatatatatatatatatatagaatataagAGAATTGATTGAGTATCACAACTCTTAGACTACTCAATGATGTAGTCGAAATTCTACACTGTATTATACTTGGGTGATGcacaacttatttaaaatttatatggaaataaattataatcatATTGATAATAAGTGAGCCATATgataaaattgattaattttataatatatgtaactTCGTGCAAGTATGgtatatagtatataaattttattatatatattgaattaaatttatttaaactacCACAAACATTTAGTAATAGAATTACAGTTGAAGAGAGTTTATATTTTAGATGATAGAGTTTTATTTAGAGTAAATTAttggtaatatttttttaattttcaataacCAAACAGTTTAAACACTTgtcacaaagaaaaaaaaagttaataatgcATTCTATGAAACCCAAGAAATAGCCTTGGTGTAGTtatcgaattataaaaaataaaaaataaaaaccaatgaaataaaatgGGAATCTACCTCAAAATCCAAtattaataataagtaaaaggaagaatattaaaattgagttaaaaaacgAAATTGAGATAAAATCGGAATCTACCTTAAAAGCCTATACAACTTTTTCTTTACATCCTTGGGATTGAGTGTCAAGAGTTTTCAACAATCTTAGAACCCATGGAATCTTCTACGACAacactgaaaaagaaaagaaaagaaaatataaattaacaTTTA
The DNA window shown above is from Quercus lobata isolate SW786 chromosome 7, ValleyOak3.0 Primary Assembly, whole genome shotgun sequence and carries:
- the LOC115952056 gene encoding F-box protein At4g00893-like, which codes for MAMNDQSFEEDALVDDLKEPLNVQDVQEPKSASSDLNAHVDALNKSLNVLDIQESEFASSDVNALESTSFDVNFLVDALNIQDDQESKSEKKDKLLSSWLELPPELLYQVSKHLSNIYFSIFCAVCKSWRSSAQSWHSNALVFRLRTLLDIPHSESPCNLMTLDTYQDFSPVLSVRLLCSKMGWLLLALYERFGYCRFFFFNPFTMVKIELPSHFYAFEIMSFSLPPTSKDCFVVGIESWGFGIIRRGEESWNIFDFKRSLPKDIFLSDNSPVLYKGRCYCLCMSGELGVFDLNEYLRNPEGQNSFRWIQIVPRGFSEELVDSIIQCYLVESNGQLYSVFEFEDFNPCFLVFSLNPNKSQLKWHAVENLRSQIFYVGVVGSISEPAVAEGVGNKIYLPNVQGNRCVFYNLKTKRCQSFYSDYSTNLSPHGKEHGNYVWIKCPLANSG